The Vicia villosa cultivar HV-30 ecotype Madison, WI unplaced genomic scaffold, Vvil1.0 ctg.000205F_1_1, whole genome shotgun sequence genome has a segment encoding these proteins:
- the LOC131625300 gene encoding cytochrome P450 83B1-like, translating to MLSLILLILFLSTFPLLLLFQRRKRTISAPYPPGPRGLPIIGNLHQLDNSNLFLQFSNLSKKYGPIFSLQLGVRQAIVVSSAELAKEIFKNNDLVFSNRPIVYGQQKLSYNGSEIVFSQYGEFWRDIRKTCVVHIFSAKRVASYSSVRTFEVKQMIKKISNHAASSAVTNLSELLTSLSSTIICRIAFGRRYEDEGTERSKFHGMLHEFEDMLTAFFVSDYIPFMGWIDKLSGLRARLERNFKEMDEFYQEVIDEHLDPNREHGDEEVIVDVLLQLMKKRLFSIDLTFDHIKGVLMDMLVAATDTTSATVVWAMTALIKNPRVIKKVQQEIRNSRSKKEFLDEDDIHNFIYLKAVIKETLRLYLPAPLLVPRESREECIIGGYQIPAKTIVYVNAWEIQRDPNIWKEPEEFYPERFLESSINFLGQDFELIPFGAGRRICPGMSMGVASLELILANLLHSFDWKLPHGLLKEDIDTERWPGLTQHKKNHLCLAAKFPM from the exons ATGTTATCACTAATTTTGCTTATTTTGTTCCTAAGTACATTTCCACTACTTCTTCTTTTTCAGAGACGTAAAAGAACCATTAGTGCACCTTATCCACCTGGTCCTAGAGGGTTGCCAATAATAGGGAACCTTCATCAACTAGACAATTCCaatctttttcttcaattttcaaaccTCTCAAAAAAATATGGACCAATATTTTCTCTTCAACTTGGTGTAAGACAAGCTATAGTTGTTTCTTCAGCTGAACTTGCCAAAGAAATATTTAAGAACAATGATCTTGTGTTTTCTAATAGACCTATAGTATATGGTCAGCAAAAACTATCTTATAATGGTTCAGAAATTGTGTTTTCTCAATATGGTGAATTTTGGAGAGATATAAGAAAAACTTGTGTTGTTCATATATTTAGTGCCAAGCGTGTGGCATCTTATTCATCTGTAAGAACGTTTGAGGTGAAGCAAATGATCAAAAAGATTTCTAATCATGCTGCTTCTTCGGCTGTTACAAATTTGAGTGAATTATTAACTTCTCTATCAAGTACGATAATCTGTAGGATTGCTTTCGGGAGGAGGTATGAGGATGAAGGAACAGAAAGGAGTAAGTTCCATGGGATGTTGCATGAGTTTGAGGATATGTTGACAGCTTTCTTTGTTTCTGATTATATTCCATTCATGGGTTGGATTGATAAGTTGTCTGGACTTCGTGCGCGCCTTGAACGAAATTTCAAGGAGATGGATGAGTTTTACCAAGAGGTTATTGATGAACATTTGGATCCTAATAGAGAACATGGAGATGAAGAGGTTATTGTTGATGTTTTACTCCAATTAATGAAGAAACGTTTGTTTTCAATTGATCTCACTTTTGATCATATCAAAGGAGTCCTCATG GACATGCTTGTAGCTGCGACAGATACTACATCAGCGACAGTTGTTTGGGCTATGACCGCCTTAATAAAAAATCCAAGAGTAATTAAAAAAGTGCAACAAGAGATTCGAAATTCAAGATCCAAAAAAGAATTTTTAGATGAAGATGATATACACAATTTCATCTATTTGAAAGCAGTGATAAAAGAGACATTGAGATTGTATTTACCAGCCCCATTGCTTGTGCCAAGAGAATCGAGAGAAGAGTGCATCATAGGTGGTTATCAAATTCCTGCAAAGACGATAGTTTATGTGAATGCTTGGGAAATTCAAAGAGACCCTAATATTTGGAAAGAGCCGGAAGAGTTTTATCCGGAGAGATTCTTAGAAAGTTCTATTAATTTTCTCGGGCAAGATTTTGAACTAATTCCCTTTGGAGCTGGCCGTAGAATTTGTCCAGGTATGTCTATGGGAGTTGCATCATTAGAACTTATTCTTGCGAATCTTTTACACTCCTTTGATTGGAAATTGCCACATGGATTGTTAAAAGAAGATATTGATACCGAAAGGTGGCCAGGACTCACTCAACACAAGAAGAATCATCTTTGCCTTGCAGCAAAGTTTCCTATGTAG